A stretch of the Bacillota bacterium genome encodes the following:
- a CDS encoding acetyl-CoA carboxylase carboxyltransferase subunit alpha produces the protein MLLDFEKPLVELESRIAELKKYAGDKGIALNAEIELLEKRALELKREIYQNLTPWQRTQLARHPERPNALDYIKFLFTDFLALFGDRCSGDDSAVIGGIACFEGYPVTIIGHVKGHNTRENLARNFGMPHPEGFRKALRLVQQAEKFHRPVISFVDTPGAYSGIGAEERGQAWAIARNLYAFAQVRTPVIVVVTGEGGSGGALALGVGDVLLMFENAIFSVISPEGCAAILWKDAGRAPEAAAALKLTAPELLELGVIDGMVPEPLGGAHRDPPGAAENLRQVLRKGLDELKQVNIDAIVFNRWNRLRSIGKF, from the coding sequence ATGCTTCTTGATTTCGAAAAACCTCTCGTTGAATTAGAAAGCCGGATCGCCGAACTCAAAAAATATGCCGGGGATAAGGGAATCGCGCTGAATGCCGAAATCGAACTCTTAGAAAAAAGAGCCCTGGAACTAAAAAGAGAAATCTACCAAAACCTCACACCCTGGCAGCGTACCCAATTGGCGCGTCATCCCGAGCGCCCCAACGCCCTTGATTACATCAAGTTTCTGTTTACCGACTTTCTTGCGCTCTTTGGAGACCGGTGCAGCGGTGACGACTCTGCTGTTATCGGCGGGATCGCTTGCTTTGAAGGTTACCCTGTTACGATCATCGGGCACGTCAAAGGTCACAATACAAGGGAAAACCTTGCCCGGAATTTTGGCATGCCCCATCCTGAAGGTTTTCGGAAAGCGCTCCGCCTGGTCCAGCAGGCAGAAAAATTTCACCGCCCGGTAATATCTTTTGTTGATACACCCGGCGCCTATTCCGGAATAGGCGCCGAAGAGCGCGGTCAGGCCTGGGCGATCGCCCGGAACTTGTACGCCTTTGCTCAAGTCAGGACACCCGTAATTGTTGTAGTTACGGGCGAAGGGGGGAGTGGGGGAGCGCTTGCTTTAGGAGTGGGGGATGTTCTTTTAATGTTCGAAAACGCGATCTTTTCTGTAATTTCTCCCGAAGGGTGTGCCGCGATCCTCTGGAAGGATGCCGGGCGCGCCCCGGAGGCGGCCGCTGCCCTCAAGCTTACGGCGCCCGAGTTGCTCGAACTGGGCGTAATTGACGGGATGGTTCCGGAACCCCTGGGAGGCGCCCACCGCGACCCTCCCGGAGCGGCTGAAAATTTACGGCAAGTGCTCAGAAAGGGACTGGATGAATTAAAGCAGGTGAATATCGATGCCATAGTTTTTAACCGCTGGAATCGCCTCCGCAGCATAGGGAAGTTTTAA
- the pfkA gene encoding 6-phosphofructokinase, whose translation MRFVSRIGVLTSGGDAPGMNAAVRAVVRKAIYHGLEVIGIRRGYLGLLQKDFMKLSLGSVADIIHRGGTMLRTARCEEFKTPEGQARAVDNLQEEGIEGVIIIGGDGSFRGALALARYGVAVAGVPATIDNDLAYTDYSIGFDTAVNNVVDAINRIRDTATSHERTFIIEVMGRHAGHIALFAGLAGGAESILIPEIPYDINDVIFKLERGLSRGKLHSIIIVAEGAASGLAIGEEIQRRTGLETRITILGHIQRGGTPTALDRVIASRMGASAVDLLRTGESGKMVGIVAGKLVSVDLEEVLKHKKELDSETWELAGILAI comes from the coding sequence ATGCGATTTGTAAGCCGAATTGGGGTTCTGACAAGCGGGGGTGATGCCCCGGGGATGAACGCAGCGGTTCGAGCCGTCGTCCGGAAAGCCATTTATCATGGTCTTGAAGTAATCGGAATCCGCCGGGGATACCTCGGTCTTTTGCAAAAAGATTTTATGAAACTTTCCTTGGGTTCGGTGGCAGATATTATCCACCGGGGAGGGACGATGCTACGCACGGCCCGGTGTGAAGAGTTTAAAACCCCGGAGGGCCAGGCGCGGGCAGTTGATAACCTTCAGGAGGAAGGGATTGAAGGGGTTATTATCATCGGAGGGGATGGCTCTTTTCGCGGAGCACTTGCCCTTGCAAGATACGGAGTTGCAGTTGCAGGGGTGCCTGCTACGATTGACAATGATTTGGCATATACCGATTATTCGATAGGATTCGATACTGCTGTTAATAATGTGGTTGACGCGATCAATAGAATAAGGGATACAGCGACATCCCATGAGCGGACCTTTATCATCGAAGTGATGGGGCGCCATGCCGGACATATTGCCCTCTTCGCTGGATTGGCGGGGGGGGCAGAATCAATTTTAATTCCCGAAATTCCTTACGATATAAATGATGTGATCTTTAAGCTGGAACGGGGGTTAAGCCGCGGCAAACTCCACAGCATCATTATTGTTGCCGAGGGTGCCGCCAGCGGATTAGCTATTGGAGAGGAGATCCAGCGGAGGACGGGACTTGAGACAAGAATCACGATTCTCGGGCACATCCAGCGAGGGGGTACACCTACCGCGCTCGACAGGGTAATTGCCAGCCGGATGGGAGCAAGTGCCGTGGATTTGCTCCGTACAGGAGAAAGCGGGAAAATGGTGGGGATCGTGGCGGGAAAGCTGGTTTCTGTAGATCTGGAAGAAGTTCTCAAGCATAAAAAAGAATTAGACAGCGAGACTTGGGAGCTGGCGGGAATTCTCGCGATCTGA
- a CDS encoding SufD family Fe-S cluster assembly protein, which yields MQEEKRLRTQEALAKQAAEGDEIDFRQYLDEGEPHDVLTRLGDLSLEEQRDMLKAGVDVTEKGRTGTYIQKDHSVIHTGVYQEGLEVLSITEALERYPWLDDYYWRTVAADADKYTARAELHREHGYFIRALPGVKAIYPVQACLYITQEGLIQDVHNIVIAEEGSELHIITGCTTGHNVSSGMHIGVSEFYIKKNAKLSFTMVHSWAENVAVRPRTGTIVEEGGVFLSNYICMQPVRSLQMYPTTYLLGERSLARYHSILVGQPGSRLDVGSRVVLQGKKSRAEIIARSITKGGYIINRGHLVGEIADVKGHLECRGLMLAPEGVIYAVPELEARVDGVELSHEAAVGKIAEEEIEYLMARGLTEEEATATIVRGFLNVKIMGLPPELEEEVRRAIEASDRSEL from the coding sequence ATGCAAGAGGAAAAACGCCTGAGAACTCAAGAAGCGCTGGCGAAGCAAGCCGCTGAGGGAGATGAAATTGACTTCCGGCAGTACCTGGATGAAGGAGAACCGCACGACGTTTTGACCCGTTTGGGAGATCTCTCTCTTGAAGAGCAGAGAGATATGCTTAAGGCAGGGGTTGATGTTACAGAAAAAGGAAGAACGGGGACGTATATTCAAAAGGATCATTCGGTGATTCACACCGGTGTTTACCAGGAAGGGCTTGAAGTTTTAAGTATTACCGAGGCTTTAGAACGCTATCCCTGGTTGGATGATTATTACTGGCGGACGGTTGCGGCAGATGCCGATAAATATACGGCCCGCGCCGAGCTTCACCGGGAGCACGGTTACTTTATCCGGGCACTCCCGGGTGTGAAGGCAATCTACCCCGTTCAGGCCTGCCTCTATATCACGCAAGAAGGGCTAATTCAAGATGTTCATAATATCGTCATTGCCGAGGAAGGCTCCGAGCTCCATATTATTACAGGCTGCACAACAGGACACAATGTTTCGTCCGGGATGCACATCGGAGTTTCGGAGTTTTACATCAAGAAAAACGCGAAACTGAGCTTTACAATGGTACATAGCTGGGCCGAAAATGTCGCGGTACGCCCGCGGACGGGGACCATCGTCGAAGAGGGAGGAGTTTTTCTTTCCAATTATATTTGTATGCAGCCGGTGCGCTCCCTCCAGATGTACCCCACCACCTATCTATTGGGAGAGAGGAGCCTGGCGCGGTACCACTCAATTCTGGTGGGACAACCCGGGTCTCGCCTTGACGTGGGATCACGGGTCGTGCTGCAGGGCAAAAAAAGCCGGGCGGAAATTATTGCCCGCTCTATTACAAAAGGAGGATATATCATCAACCGCGGCCACCTGGTAGGCGAAATTGCCGATGTTAAAGGGCATCTAGAATGCCGGGGTTTGATGCTCGCCCCTGAGGGAGTAATTTACGCAGTTCCGGAGCTGGAAGCCAGGGTAGATGGTGTGGAGCTTTCCCACGAAGCTGCAGTCGGTAAGATCGCGGAGGAAGAAATCGAGTACCTGATGGCACGCGGCCTCACGGAAGAAGAAGCGACTGCTACCATCGTCCGGGGCTTCTTAAACGTAAAGATCATGGGACTTCCCCCTGAGCTGGAAGAGGAGGTCCGGCGGGCGATTGAAGCAAGCGATCGATCCGAACTGTAA
- a CDS encoding sigma-70 family RNA polymerase sigma factor, with amino-acid sequence MYQFYLLAQAEKGNAEAFWILAEHYLPVIFNEVWLLSGSTAETKRMMEQGLLAAWSKIRTMANRGAFQNFLSRTIVETAFSRLRKHKTPLIPGPQDDEIIKEASTPVQAILQLNRLERCLVILRYLENLTLQEIAVLLGKREEQVSEALARILSSLEIPE; translated from the coding sequence GTGTATCAATTTTATCTCCTTGCACAGGCTGAAAAGGGCAATGCCGAGGCTTTCTGGATCTTGGCCGAACATTACCTTCCGGTGATTTTTAATGAGGTCTGGCTTCTCTCGGGAAGCACCGCTGAGACAAAAAGGATGATGGAACAGGGGCTCCTTGCCGCCTGGTCCAAAATTCGGACCATGGCAAATCGGGGAGCCTTTCAAAATTTTTTAAGCCGCACCATCGTCGAAACAGCTTTCTCGCGCCTTAGAAAACATAAGACGCCACTCATCCCCGGTCCCCAAGATGATGAGATCATCAAAGAAGCAAGCACGCCAGTGCAGGCAATCCTTCAATTAAACCGTTTAGAGCGCTGTCTCGTGATTTTGCGCTATTTAGAAAACTTAACACTTCAAGAAATCGCGGTCCTGCTCGGGAAGCGGGAGGAACAGGTTTCGGAAGCCCTTGCAAGGATTTTATCTTCCCTCGAAATACCTGAATAG
- a CDS encoding ABC transporter ATP-binding protein gives MLKIEDLYVEVAGKKILQGVNLHIKPGETHALFGPNGSGKSTLLGAIVGFRRYRITGGKIFFKGEDVTGLSVHERAQRGIGIAFQRPPVLRGVSMRDLLRISGQGKVENIEELAKPLNFLSFLERDVNVGFSGGEIKRSELLQLLTQDPDLVLLDEPESGVDLENIALIGQAINQLLQKDSFHRRERSRREIKEARQKSGLIITHTGFILDYVPADVGHVLYEGKLSCSGLNPRELLGCIHELGYGECTRCLA, from the coding sequence ATGCTCAAAATAGAAGACCTTTACGTCGAAGTGGCAGGAAAAAAGATTTTACAGGGGGTTAATCTTCACATTAAACCCGGGGAAACCCATGCCCTTTTTGGCCCCAATGGTTCCGGGAAGTCAACTCTGCTCGGGGCAATTGTCGGTTTTCGCAGGTACCGGATTACAGGGGGAAAAATCTTCTTTAAAGGGGAAGATGTAACAGGACTTTCTGTCCACGAGCGCGCCCAGCGAGGAATTGGAATTGCCTTTCAGCGCCCTCCGGTGCTGCGGGGTGTTTCCATGCGAGACCTTTTACGCATTTCCGGCCAGGGAAAAGTAGAAAACATTGAAGAACTGGCCAAACCGTTGAATTTTCTCTCTTTTTTGGAGCGGGATGTCAACGTTGGTTTCTCCGGAGGCGAAATCAAGCGTTCCGAATTACTGCAGCTTCTTACACAAGATCCGGATTTGGTGCTGCTTGACGAACCTGAGTCGGGAGTAGACCTGGAGAACATCGCATTGATCGGACAGGCAATCAACCAGTTGTTACAAAAAGACAGTTTTCACAGGCGGGAGCGTTCACGCCGGGAGATTAAAGAGGCCCGGCAGAAATCGGGACTCATTATTACCCACACCGGTTTTATTCTCGATTACGTGCCTGCTGATGTTGGACATGTTCTCTACGAGGGAAAACTTTCTTGCAGCGGGTTAAACCCGCGCGAGTTACTGGGCTGTATTCATGAGCTGGGGTATGGTGAGTGCACGCGTTGCCTGGCGTAA
- a CDS encoding class A beta-lactamase-related serine hydrolase — protein sequence MNSLFNQHPDKERKSGVKITADRVYLPLALELKKHLEAKQGIFGIYFKDLRTEKTFGINDSELFLQASCVKVPYVLYLYEKIAAGSYSLKQRLAYQPNTDYSTGSGYLQYIIKEGDRLTLRALAKVAITLSDNIAYKMIKRLVGPPNVVQFMKALGGTNPWPDGDNYTTPRDQGFYLSGVLDFAKRRPELGEMLLDDLAHPVWHCGLPALLPDETKVAHKEGDLEGVANDAGIIFAPDRPYILIVLSQNQPDVPAAFQEISVISKLVFDYQYQLQPDPGF from the coding sequence ATGAACAGCCTTTTTAATCAGCATCCAGACAAAGAGCGCAAAAGCGGGGTAAAAATCACCGCGGACCGGGTTTACCTTCCCCTGGCTTTAGAGTTGAAAAAACACCTGGAAGCGAAACAGGGGATTTTCGGCATTTATTTTAAGGATCTAAGGACAGAAAAGACCTTCGGAATTAATGACAGTGAGTTATTTCTCCAGGCAAGCTGCGTCAAGGTCCCTTACGTCCTTTATCTTTACGAAAAAATTGCCGCCGGCAGCTACAGCCTGAAACAGCGCCTCGCCTACCAGCCAAATACAGATTACAGTACGGGCTCGGGCTACCTGCAATATATAATTAAAGAAGGGGACCGGTTGACGCTGCGCGCCCTTGCGAAGGTGGCAATAACCCTTTCCGATAACATTGCTTACAAAATGATCAAGCGTTTGGTAGGACCCCCGAATGTTGTGCAATTTATGAAGGCCCTTGGAGGAACAAACCCCTGGCCTGATGGGGATAATTACACAACCCCCCGGGACCAGGGGTTTTACCTGTCGGGCGTCTTGGATTTTGCGAAGCGCCGGCCCGAATTAGGAGAAATGCTCCTCGACGACCTGGCACATCCGGTCTGGCACTGCGGCCTCCCCGCCCTCCTCCCTGATGAAACCAAGGTGGCCCATAAAGAAGGCGATCTCGAAGGAGTCGCCAATGATGCCGGCATCATTTTTGCTCCCGACCGCCCCTACATCCTTATCGTACTTTCTCAGAACCAACCGGACGTCCCTGCAGCCTTTCAGGAAATTTCCGTAATCTCCAAACTGGTTTTTGACTACCAGTATCAACTTCAGCCCGATCCCGGCTTTTAA
- the pyk gene encoding pyruvate kinase, translating to MRKTKIVCTIGPASDSLEVIMELIKAGMDVARLNFSHGTHEEHERRLNNLRRAAAELGSNLALMLDTKGPEIRIGRIKGDKVILHEGARVTLTTEEVEGDENRISVTYKGLPRSVKPGDTILLDDGMIGLKVLEAEGTEVHCEVIFGGELKSRKGVNLPGVPLDLPAVTEQDVADINFGIDHEVDFIAASFVRRAADVLAVRRLLEAREADIQIIAKIENEEGVTNLDEIIKVADGVMVARGDLGVEIPTEEVPLIQKKIIEKCNRTGKPVVTATQMLESMIRNPRPTRAEASDVANAILDGTDAVMLSGETAAGRYPVEAVRMMARIAERTEKALDYGQLLRKRAASAPRTITDAISHATCTTAEDLGAAAIITATKSGFTARMVSKYRPRAPIVAVSPSEKVRRKLSLVWGVQALGISHTVNTDEMIQDAVDTGLAEGLIKCGDLVVITAGVPVGVPGTTNLLKVHIVGEVLARGTGIGNRAVIGQVRICKKPEEALAKVNRGDILVATSTDRDFIPGMQKAGAIITEEGGLTSHAAIVGLNLGIPVVVGVEGVTEILKDGGTVTVDSMRGLIYRGATTVL from the coding sequence ATGAGAAAAACGAAAATTGTCTGCACGATTGGCCCGGCCAGTGATTCCCTGGAAGTCATCATGGAGTTAATTAAAGCAGGGATGGATGTAGCGCGGTTAAATTTTTCCCACGGTACGCATGAAGAGCACGAAAGGCGCCTCAATAACTTGCGCCGGGCGGCAGCCGAGCTTGGGAGCAATCTGGCGCTCATGCTTGATACCAAGGGTCCCGAAATCCGTATCGGGCGTATCAAGGGGGACAAAGTAATCTTACACGAGGGTGCCCGGGTGACACTGACGACAGAAGAGGTTGAGGGCGACGAAAACCGGATTTCGGTTACCTATAAAGGGCTGCCGCGGTCCGTCAAGCCGGGGGATACGATCCTGCTCGATGACGGGATGATCGGCCTCAAGGTTCTTGAGGCAGAAGGTACCGAGGTACATTGTGAAGTGATTTTTGGAGGTGAATTAAAAAGCCGGAAGGGTGTCAATCTTCCGGGTGTTCCCCTCGATTTGCCTGCTGTAACAGAGCAAGATGTGGCTGATATTAATTTCGGAATTGACCACGAAGTCGATTTTATTGCGGCATCATTTGTGCGACGGGCTGCCGATGTTTTAGCGGTCAGGCGCTTGTTAGAGGCCCGTGAGGCTGATATTCAGATTATTGCGAAGATCGAAAATGAGGAAGGAGTAACAAACCTTGATGAAATTATTAAGGTAGCAGATGGGGTGATGGTGGCGCGGGGGGATTTAGGGGTGGAGATCCCAACCGAGGAAGTTCCCCTGATTCAAAAAAAGATTATCGAAAAGTGCAACCGCACAGGCAAGCCTGTCGTTACTGCAACCCAAATGCTGGAATCAATGATCCGCAACCCGCGCCCCACGAGGGCCGAAGCAAGTGATGTCGCAAATGCCATTTTGGATGGAACAGACGCGGTAATGCTTTCCGGAGAAACAGCAGCCGGAAGATACCCGGTCGAGGCTGTCCGGATGATGGCGCGGATCGCGGAACGCACTGAAAAGGCGCTGGATTACGGGCAATTGCTTAGAAAACGGGCGGCTTCTGCACCCCGGACGATAACCGATGCCATCAGTCACGCTACGTGCACAACAGCCGAGGATTTAGGTGCGGCTGCCATTATTACCGCGACAAAGTCAGGTTTTACGGCCCGGATGGTATCGAAATACAGACCGCGCGCACCGATCGTAGCAGTAAGTCCGAGTGAAAAGGTGCGCCGCAAGCTCTCCCTCGTATGGGGGGTTCAGGCGCTGGGAATTTCTCATACTGTAAACACCGATGAAATGATCCAGGACGCGGTGGATACCGGTCTTGCGGAGGGCCTGATTAAATGCGGCGACCTGGTCGTGATTACCGCTGGTGTTCCGGTGGGCGTGCCGGGCACAACTAACCTGTTAAAAGTTCACATCGTAGGAGAAGTGCTGGCGCGGGGGACAGGTATCGGGAACCGGGCGGTAATCGGCCAGGTTCGAATTTGTAAAAAACCCGAAGAAGCTCTTGCAAAGGTAAATCGTGGCGATATTTTAGTTGCGACAAGTACGGACCGGGATTTCATTCCCGGTATGCAGAAAGCGGGGGCGATCATCACCGAGGAAGGTGGCCTCACTTCCCACGCTGCGATTGTTGGTTTAAATTTGGGAATTCCTGTTGTTGTAGGTGTGGAGGGTGTAACGGAAATCCTTAAAGATGGAGGTACAGTTACCGTTGACAGTATGCGCGGTCTGATTTACCGGGGCGCGACAACAGTTCTCTAA
- a CDS encoding zf-HC2 domain-containing protein: MTSECESVRKRLSAYLGHDLDWREGERINLHLQHCPSCRTVYLQCRARVEGLRRNLRDWACENRLPEGWNEDFRERLLKAAGHEKKRVPPDKKNLISGKYREPELGERIKIPLILVGGLLLALLVSPFLSWLTMRLPYYGPLVKKILFTDSLQLNWENVYCERFLG, translated from the coding sequence ATGACCTCCGAGTGCGAATCTGTTCGCAAGCGTTTATCTGCTTATTTGGGTCATGACCTTGACTGGCGGGAAGGGGAGAGGATTAACCTGCACCTGCAACATTGTCCCTCCTGTCGCACTGTTTATCTCCAGTGTCGTGCCCGGGTGGAAGGGCTGCGCCGGAACTTGCGGGACTGGGCTTGTGAGAACCGTTTACCGGAGGGCTGGAACGAGGATTTCCGGGAAAGGCTTTTGAAGGCAGCCGGGCACGAGAAGAAGCGGGTTCCCCCGGATAAGAAAAATTTAATTTCCGGGAAGTACAGGGAGCCTGAACTGGGAGAAAGAATTAAGATTCCGCTAATCCTTGTTGGCGGATTACTTCTGGCGCTCCTTGTTTCTCCTTTTTTAAGCTGGTTAACCATGCGCCTTCCTTACTACGGCCCCCTGGTGAAAAAAATTCTTTTCACCGATTCTCTGCAACTTAATTGGGAGAATGTATACTGTGAAAGGTTTTTGGGATGA
- a CDS encoding DUF763 domain-containing protein encodes MRTGSVDLPLHNGQCPRWLFERMTKLTRSILILLVREEGPAGVLDKLADPFWFQALGCLLGFDWHSSGLTTTVCGALKEGLRGNERELGLFIAGGKGKTSLKTPQEILMYAEKFALSRSAERLVYASRMSAKVDNSAVQDGYQLYHHTFIFTARGEWAVIQQGMNPDLRRARRYHWLGKKVSDFVSEPHNAICCDHKEKHVLNLVARASEESRSTIAALGCLNPERVTREYNQLALPSRHSLYLEHLKPSSLERVLLKTYEQQPENFEAVLSIPGVGPKTIRALSLIAELAYGARPSYQDPAKFSFAHGGKDGYPYPVDRRTYDRSITILEQAIKEAKLGREEKLQALRRLQRLIPS; translated from the coding sequence GTGCGTACCGGAAGCGTCGACCTTCCGCTGCACAACGGGCAGTGCCCGCGGTGGCTCTTCGAGCGGATGACGAAATTGACCAGGTCAATTTTAATTCTGCTGGTGCGCGAAGAAGGACCGGCGGGAGTTTTGGACAAGCTGGCCGACCCTTTCTGGTTTCAGGCCCTGGGGTGTCTGCTTGGTTTTGACTGGCACTCTTCGGGCCTGACAACGACAGTTTGCGGGGCACTGAAAGAGGGTCTGCGGGGTAACGAAAGGGAGTTGGGTTTATTCATTGCCGGCGGGAAGGGAAAGACGTCCCTGAAGACACCCCAGGAAATCCTTATGTACGCAGAGAAATTTGCCCTTTCACGAAGTGCGGAAAGACTCGTTTACGCAAGCAGGATGAGCGCGAAAGTGGACAACTCCGCCGTGCAGGACGGGTACCAGCTCTACCACCACACCTTTATTTTCACGGCGCGTGGTGAATGGGCCGTGATCCAGCAGGGGATGAATCCAGACCTCCGGCGCGCCCGCCGCTACCACTGGCTGGGCAAGAAAGTATCAGATTTCGTTAGCGAGCCCCACAACGCAATCTGCTGCGATCACAAAGAAAAACATGTCCTCAACCTGGTTGCCAGAGCGAGTGAAGAATCCCGCAGCACAATTGCCGCTTTAGGCTGTTTGAATCCGGAACGGGTTACGCGAGAATACAACCAACTGGCCCTGCCTTCCCGGCATTCGTTATACCTGGAACACCTCAAACCGTCCAGTTTGGAGCGGGTCCTCCTGAAAACCTACGAGCAGCAGCCTGAAAACTTCGAAGCGGTTCTCTCGATCCCCGGGGTGGGCCCCAAAACCATCCGCGCTCTCTCCCTGATCGCCGAATTGGCTTACGGGGCCCGGCCCAGCTACCAGGATCCGGCCAAGTTCAGCTTCGCGCACGGGGGGAAAGACGGCTATCCCTACCCTGTAGACCGGCGGACCTACGACCGATCAATCACCATTCTCGAACAGGCCATTAAAGAAGCAAAATTGGGCCGCGAGGAGAAACTGCAGGCCCTGCGCAGGCTTCAACGCCTGATCCCTTCTTAA